Below is a window of Tolypothrix bouteillei VB521301 DNA.
TTATACTAATTCTATATGAGGTTGCGCTTAAAATTCCCTCACATTAGAAATGTGGGGCTATACAAACAAAGTCCGCCTGCGCGGACTAATTAGATGCATCTTTATCTTTATAGAAAATTGGTATTAGATATTTTTTGCTAGCAAATATGGGGATACAATTACCTATGCTTGCGACAAAGCGGCGCGTTAAAAATTGCAATTTACTTCAAATGGTTGTGAAATAATATATGGTTTTGATTCAAAATTCCTGTCATGAATGTCATAACTTGATTCCGTTTAAAATTGGGCAAACAGCAATCAATAATAAGCTAAGATGGTACATTTCCTATAGTTGTCCTTTTTGTGGCTCTTCAATGGAATTTGACGGGATTGGCTACTCACCAGAAGAGATACGACAAGAAATTTTGAAAGATGAGGGAGAATGGGAGATAATAATCGAAAATTTTAACCAACAAAAGCAAAATATTACCAAATCATTACGCAAAATACTAGAACTGTCTGCATTAGAATTACATCAAAAGCTTAAAACTCTTAGGGAAAACCCTTCCATTCTATATAGTGGTACTCAATCTGAAATGGAATGGCTGTATACCTATCTCAAATCAGATGGTATAGAGTCAATAGTTTTGCAACCTAAGATAGCAGAAAGAATGAATAGTTCAACTAATAAATTTGATATATGGGTTGAGATCGATGAGTATAGTACAACAGAGGAGCAGCATTTTGATGATGAGTTTTGCAATGCAATAATACAGTTTTTGGATGGTTCGCGAATTGGTCTTAATATCTGGAGTGAAAAATACTTCTACGATCGAGTAAAAAATCTTGAATGGGTAGAGGAACAAGTTGCCATTTTGCCAGATCTTGTAGTACGAGATTTCAACGCTTCATCGATTCGGCAAGCTATTACAAACCTAGTGAATAAACACAATTGGTTGGAAGGACGCGGCTTTCCTTATCAAAGCGACGACTGACTCCACAGTGATATAAAATTTTGCCTGCTTGTTCGTGATACTGAATTTCTCTACATGACTTGCCGTGCAGTGTAAGATATGAAAGCGTATCAGTTCACTTGAGGCAATGCGATTAATTTTGTACAGCAAGCCGGGATGTCATTTGTGTGAGGGTTTACAAGAAAAGTTGGAACAAATTGTGGAGAAGCAAAGTATTACATCTCTACAATTGGAAATTCGGGATATTACGACTCGTGACGATTGGTTTCAGGCGTATCAATACGAGATTCCAGTACTTTGTCTTGTAAACAGTAGAGGCGCTGAGGAAGAGGGAACAGAGCAGCCTTTACCTCGCCCTTCTCCTAGAGCGACGGTGCAGCAGCTGGAAAAAACGCTTCAGAAGTATGTTTAGAAGAAGTTTTTTGTAAAAATGGTATCATGTCTGGTTAATTATTAGTTTGTAGTTGCGCTGTCTTCGTATGCATTCCAACTACAAACTGAAAAATTAAGTGTTTATCCGCCGAACTTGATATGACTCGCTCTTCCTAAAAACAAACTGAACAAACAGATGCCTAATACTGAGAGTTTTAATGATAACCAAAAAGAAATTTCCGAGGAAGTCAGGCAGTCTGCTGAACAAGCACGAGAGTCTGCTGAACAAGATAGGCAGTTTGCTGAAAACGTTCGTCACTTAGAGGAGGAAGTACGGCAGAAGAATGAAAAAGTACGAGTTGAAAGCGAAAAAGCACGAGAGTCTGCTGAGCAAGCACGAGAATATGCTGAACAAGCACGAGAGTATGCTGAACAAGCACGGCATGAACGAGAGCAGCAACAGATAATTCTAAACGAGATTCAACAGACTCTCAAAGAAATACAAGCTAGAACAAGTGACGCGGGTCTATAACAGTGGTTTGCTCTCTAAATCAGCAATTGCGCTGATTAATACCTCTGGCTCAACAGGTTTGGCAAGATGCCGTTGAAAGCCAGCTGCCATTGCCTGCTGATAATTAATATCCCCCGCATAAGCAGTCAAGGCGATTGCCAAAACTTGTCCACCCTGTTCTGGTAGGAGCGATCTCACTTGCTGCATCAGCTTATAGCCATCCCGATTTGGCATCCCAATATCACTAAGCAGCACATCTGGCAGGAATTGGGTTAACAGTGCTAACGCTTCATCTGCGGAAGTGGCTGTCATGACGTTTGCTCCGGCTTGCTCCAATACAAAAGCGATGAACTCTAACGAATCGATCTCATTGTCAACTACTAAAATTTGCGTGCCTTGTAAACTACCAGCACCCTCAGAGGGGTGATTGTCTTCATGCTCTTGGGGTTGAGCAGGTGTAAGCGGCAGCCTCACCGTAAAGGTTGCCCCCTGTCCTTCACCCGGACTTTCTGCCCACACCGTCCCACCATGCGCCTCAACCAATTGACGCACGATCGCCAACCCCAAGCCCAATCCTCCAAATCGGCGGGTAGTCGCTCCATCAGCTTGCCGAAAGTAGTCAAATACAAATGGCAAAAAGTTGGGATGAATGCCAATGCCTGTGTCACGGACGGTAATTTGGGCATACTTTGTCATTTTTCCTACCCTGCAGGAAACTGCTGACGCGTCTGTGTCATTTGTCATTTGCTCTTTGCCTTTAAGTGATGACATTGACAAACACACTTCGAGCCGCCCTCCTGACGGTGTGAACTTAACCGCATTGGAGAGGAGATTCCAAACGACTTGCTGTAATCGGGTGGCATCTCCCAAAATAGATGGAATTTGAGGAGCGAGCGTTGTCTCTATCTCAATCGATTTGGCTTGGGCTGCCAACTGTACAGTTTCAATGGCTGCTTGAATGGTTGCCGCCAGATTAACTTGCCCCACATTTAGACTGAGCTTACCGCGTAGAATGTGGGAGATATCCAGCAAATCCTCAATCAGTTGGGCAAGCAATCTGGCATTTCGCTCAATGGTTGCCCAGGCTTTCGCTGTTTGGGCTTTATCTAGATTGCCTCTTTTAATCATCTGAAGCCAACCCAAAATTGGATTAAGGGGCGATCGCAACTCGTGCGATAGCACTGCCAAAAACTCGTCTTTCATTCGGTTGACTTCCTGCGCCTGCTGGTAAAGACGGGCGTTGTCTAACGCCAATGCTGCCCGATGTCCTAATTCTTCTGCCACTGCCACATCTGACTTTTGGTAGTAGCGCTTGGAGTTTGCGCTTAAGCAAATGGTTAATACTCCGAGTTTTCGACCATGAGCAATCAGAGGGACGGCGATTAGCGATCGCATCTGGCAGTCTCGCATGAATTGCAGATGGTCAGCACTGGTGGCTGCTGTTTGCATCCATGCCTCAGTGACATAAGGCACAAAGTTAGCTTTGCCACTGGCAAGGACGTTCATAACGGGATGGCTTTCATAGTCTTGCGGCGGCACATAACGCTGTAACTGCTCAAACCAATTGAGCATTGTCGGATCGCGGTGATGCCAGCCAACTCGTTCGATCTGGTGATTGGAATTGAGGAGATCGAAGAAACAAAAGTCAGCTAGAAACGGCACGGAGATCCGCGCAATATTAAACACTGTGGTTTTGTAATCGATCGATTTTGCCAAAACTTGACTGGCATCTGCCAGAAAACGCTCGCGTTCCTCTGCCTGGTGCGATCGCGTTCTATCTCGCAAAATCTTGACCAGTCCCTGAACGTCGCCTGCTTCATTGTGCAGTTGCATCATCAAGCCACTGGCAAAGAAACGGCTGCCATCTTTACGAAGGTGCCAGCGTTCATCTTCTGCCCGTCCCTGGGTCAGAACGGTCTGAAGTTCCTGCTCGGCTTGTCCGGTTTCTTTATCCTCCGGTGTAAAGATAATGCGACTGTCATGACCGATAATTTCTGCCTCTTTGTAGCCTAACAACCGCTCGGCTCCAGAATTCCAACTGGTGATGTGTCCATTAAGGTCGAGCGTAAAGATGGCATAATCTTTCGCACTTTCAACAATTAGACGAAAACGGGATTCACTTTCGCGCAAGGCGGATTCTGCTTGCTGGCGTTTGGCTTTGTCCTGTTTGCGCCCGGTAATGTCTCGAAAATAAATACTGAAACCAGCCTTACAGGGATAGGCATGAATTTCTAGCCACATGGAAGAAGGTTCATCGAACACCTCAAAATGTGCTGCACCCGGTTCTGCCACAATCCGACGATAAGTTTGCTCCATGACTGTACCAATCGCCCAGGGTTGCATTTCTTGCCACGTCTTAGCAGTCATTTCCTCCGGTTGCAGTTTCGTTAATCGGGCAGCTTCCTGATTGACATAGGTAATTCGCCATTCCCGATCGACACACACGAAGGCATCTGTAATACTTTCAAGAATATCAATGGCTCGTTGCGCCGATTCATCCAAGGCTTGACGGGTTGCCTCAGCTTCAGCACGGGCAACTTGCTCGCGCTGCAAGGCAACAATAGCCGTTTGACGCAGATGAATACTCTGTAGGGCAGCAGAGGTAAAGTCAGCAAGGCTGGTCATAATCCGCACGTCTTCAGCATCAAACCGCCGTGCTTCGTCATGGGACACAATCCAGATCGTACCCAACGGTTGATTAGCATTCATCAACGGAATCACTAAACCTTCAACAATGATAGGTTTTGCTATCTTAAGGTAGGGGAAGTACCGCTCGGGATAGGAATAAAGTTGAGGAGCTTGGCGGTCCAGACAGATGCCGCAGGGACTAAAGTTTTTGGGGGTTGTCTCTCCCTCATAGCTTGCTAACGCTCCAGCAAGCGCACTCCAGCGAAAGATTTCTTCCCCATCATGAGTCACTTCCAGTA
It encodes the following:
- a CDS encoding glutaredoxin family protein; this translates as MRLILYSKPGCHLCEGLQEKLEQIVEKQSITSLQLEIRDITTRDDWFQAYQYEIPVLCLVNSRGAEEEGTEQPLPRPSPRATVQQLEKTLQKYV
- a CDS encoding PAS domain S-box protein; its protein translation is MSETVPSVSLDDILMTAALAERSPRTPNLQAEIQSLHLLTRQLAEQPQMMLQALVSAAKELCLAGTAGVSLLEVTHDGEEIFRWSALAGALASYEGETTPKNFSPCGICLDRQAPQLYSYPERYFPYLKIAKPIIVEGLVIPLMNANQPLGTIWIVSHDEARRFDAEDVRIMTSLADFTSAALQSIHLRQTAIVALQREQVARAEAEATRQALDESAQRAIDILESITDAFVCVDREWRITYVNQEAARLTKLQPEEMTAKTWQEMQPWAIGTVMEQTYRRIVAEPGAAHFEVFDEPSSMWLEIHAYPCKAGFSIYFRDITGRKQDKAKRQQAESALRESESRFRLIVESAKDYAIFTLDLNGHITSWNSGAERLLGYKEAEIIGHDSRIIFTPEDKETGQAEQELQTVLTQGRAEDERWHLRKDGSRFFASGLMMQLHNEAGDVQGLVKILRDRTRSHQAEERERFLADASQVLAKSIDYKTTVFNIARISVPFLADFCFFDLLNSNHQIERVGWHHRDPTMLNWFEQLQRYVPPQDYESHPVMNVLASGKANFVPYVTEAWMQTAATSADHLQFMRDCQMRSLIAVPLIAHGRKLGVLTICLSANSKRYYQKSDVAVAEELGHRAALALDNARLYQQAQEVNRMKDEFLAVLSHELRSPLNPILGWLQMIKRGNLDKAQTAKAWATIERNARLLAQLIEDLLDISHILRGKLSLNVGQVNLAATIQAAIETVQLAAQAKSIEIETTLAPQIPSILGDATRLQQVVWNLLSNAVKFTPSGGRLEVCLSMSSLKGKEQMTNDTDASAVSCRVGKMTKYAQITVRDTGIGIHPNFLPFVFDYFRQADGATTRRFGGLGLGLAIVRQLVEAHGGTVWAESPGEGQGATFTVRLPLTPAQPQEHEDNHPSEGAGSLQGTQILVVDNEIDSLEFIAFVLEQAGANVMTATSADEALALLTQFLPDVLLSDIGMPNRDGYKLMQQVRSLLPEQGGQVLAIALTAYAGDINYQQAMAAGFQRHLAKPVEPEVLISAIADLESKPLL